GTGCTGATGAGCCGATGACGACTTATGTTACATGTGTTAACTGCGACAACCACTGGAAGTTCTGTTGAGGTGAGATATGTCTGTTCTTTTTTATTTCAGGAGTCCGTGTCAAGACACAGAGGCCCTGATTGATTTATCAGGAGCTTTCATGTCTATTTGCCACCATTCTGTGAATGTTCTGGCTCTGATGTTTGTTTAAGGATATCAGTTCAGTGTCTTAGAGATTAGTCAGTAGAGGAGTTTACTAATTTAGCTGTTTGTTAGCTGTTATCTCTTCTGCTTCTTTGATTCCAAATTGTCAGACTCATTTTCTTGCAAATTTTAtcaaagttttgaaatttattactccctctgtttcaatatatttgatgttttggttGTATGCACAATAATTAAAGTATACACTCTTTTCTAAAAagtaacattaaaaatataaatcaaaactaatttAGCCAAACCTTTAAAATAAGTACTAAACATTATTGGTCACACAGTTTTCTATAAACtaagaataatataaaaatatcaaaacatcaactattttgaaacatcaaaaactctctaaaacatcatgtattttgaaacggagggagtattgtTTTAGACTTCACAAGCCTTTAATGTATGTGACAAAGTGGCATTAGAACGTTATTCTCACTGTGAACTCATAATGTTATTTGAAGAAACGTTATTTTACATTCTCTCTATCAGACACAGCTGAAGATGCAAGTCAAGAAGCTAATAAGATGAATGTCAGGCAAACAATGAATGCATCACTTCTAGCGAAACATGTCCCATTCGTCATCATCGTCTAAATCTTTCTTCTTTCGACTTGATCTACTGCTTCTGCTTCGCCGCCTTCTATCAGATGAACTCTCAAGCTCCTCAACATCAGAAGAGTATTCACTACCAAACTGAGCATCCCATAGTCCCTGTTGTCAAAACTCTTTTCTTCAATCATGCCATTTAAGAGTACTGTAAATTGGAAAAACCCAAGCCACTCCCCATAACAAGACACATACCTTTGTCAACCTCTGTTTTCTAAAAGCTGCAGATTCGTCAACCACAACTATGTCTTCGAAGACCTCGATTACGTCCTCAACATCTAATCTGTATGTACTAACCTGCGTCATCACATACCGGGAAGTTACTCACAAAGATTttgctattccgggattggatGCTTGTGCTTTTGTATCTAATATCAACCTAATCTATTTACTTGGATACCCTGAAGAGAAAAGTGAAAGAGTTACTCACCAAGCTTGATGGTATGATTGTTACTCCAAACGAATCAAGCTCAAGCGATTCAACTGCTCCGGAGTTAATGTTGAATGAGTAACCTCGAACCTGAAAAACCAAGCGTGTGCTAATAAACAAGACAAtggcaaagaaagaaagaaagagagaaagaaagagagatcaCTGAAGGAGATAGGAAGAGTATAAACACCTTTCCGATGTTACGCCCTCCAGCTGTCACTACCCTGTAACCTACCTAAACAAAAAAGGTGAGAATTCAAATCTTAAACTTTGCTTTAAAGGTGGAGGATGATTCACAAGACAGAAACATAAATGGATGATGTATACCAGTGTTTCAAGTCGGACCATTTTGAAATCAGTATCCAGTACAGAATCATCTTTCACAAGAACAACATCTCCCACCTACATAGATGTTAAAAATAAACCGAGCTgtaaagacaagaagaaaaGCAGTTTCAAAGTAGGAGAAAAAACATAAGTAGAAGTGTACCCGAGTGATGTCTGTGAGCAAGAATCTCTCAGACTCTCCAGATAGCAAGCTTGGTTTAACATCCACCACCAAAACCAACCactgaaacaaaacagaagctctcattacaagtaaaaaaaaaagaggcagGACTCTGGATGTTGATTTAAGAAAGGACTTACAGAAGAAGTATCAACCCAGAGCTGAGAGATGAATCCTAAACTCAGAGCTGATTGTATACTAATAACTTGCTTAGCTAAAAGATTCGATCTTGTGGTCGTCTGTTTGAATCCTTTCAGATCCTTCTCACCTACTCCCCGAATCAGATCACCACCACCTCGAGGAGATTCTCCCAAATGAGAAGaatccacttcttcttcttcttcttcttcttcttcttcttcttcttcttcttcttcttcttcttcttcactggGTAGTGATGAACTCGAGCAAGTTACGAACTTGTGGCTTGGGTTCCTGAGTATTCGGAGAAAGGCAGAGTCTTGGGCATCAAAACAATATGCTTGTGACGAGGGAAGAGTTGTACTTTCGTGGATTGAGAGGTGACTCCTCCTCCCTGAACTGGGTCTCACCACCACTCGAGCAGCTTCGAACAGGGGGAGAGGAAGGAAGGAGGAACAGTAGCAATTGCACATCGTGTTattagagaagaagatgaaaaaaaaatgtaagaaattatttatttatttataaaattattcgctcggacttaataaaaaaaaagaagctctttttttattttcggTTTTGTCTTTTTCCTCGTCCGAAAATCTCAAAAAGCTCTTTGCAAAGTTTTCGTGTCGAATTAGCACTCGCTTCCCTCGTTCCCCTGTATCGCAAAGCAGTTCATTTTTCTCGCATTTTCTCGCCTTCAATTTGAGTAAAGCTTCAACCTTTCTCTAAATGTGCATTCAGATCTGACTCCGATGAAAGAAACTTTAGAGATTCTTGATATGTTTTTTGGATTCAATCCTTCTTTTTAACTGAttacgtttttttttatattttggatcaGGTATGgatgatgagaagaagaagaagagaaacaagaagaagaagaacaagcaGCAGAAACGTCCAGACGGTGACTCTCTACCTACCCCCGGTGTAGCCACCTCCGAGGATGGTAATCATAACGGAGACGCTGACATTGCTCAATCTAACCAAGTCCCTGATTCCAATGATTTGCAACCATCTTCTCAACAGATAATCGATGTAAGTTTGGCAAATATCATCATCTACAGATCCAAGGAACATTGATTGATTTATTGATACCACATTGTCTGATCATGGtcttttgatttggtttgggttGGGTTGATACGACATTGATGTCAATGCAGTGCAGTTGGGGTATTGTTTACCTCACATTGTACGGTTAATGGATTGCAGATTGTTTCATCTTTTGGAAAGAGatccctttttatttatttatttattttgtgggTGTTTTCTTATTGCTATCAATGTGTTTACTTGTTTGTATATAGATTGTAAATATATGTCATAGTGCTTGTgcctgatattttttttaatcttcatATTTCAAGCAGGCAGATGATTCTGTTGCTGTTGTTGATGAGAACACGTCTCCGACCAGTGAGGTGAGATTTCCCATTCTGTCTTCTTCTATGTACAAAGTTTAGTTAGTTGGATTAACAGCAGAGAACactgttttgttttatgtacAGAGTGGCAACAAAATTCTTTTAGAATTTTGATTATCTGTCTGACCGCACCTTCTGATATAAGTTTTCGTTAGCACTAGTATTTTGCATTGCTTTTCTGAGTGAAGCGC
Above is a genomic segment from Raphanus sativus cultivar WK10039 unplaced genomic scaffold, ASM80110v3 Scaffold1709, whole genome shotgun sequence containing:
- the LOC108846382 gene encoding uncharacterized protein LOC108846382: MCNCYCSSFLPLPLFEAARVVVRPSSGRRSHLSIHESTTLPSSQAYCFDAQDSAFLRILRNPSHKFVTCSSSSLPSEEEEEEEEEEEEEEEEEEEEVDSSHLGESPRGGGDLIRGVGEKDLKGFKQTTTRSNLLAKQVISIQSALSLGFISQLWVDTSSWLVLVVDVKPSLLSGESERFLLTDITRVGDVVLVKDDSVLDTDFKMVRLETLVGYRVVTAGGRNIGKVRGYSFNINSGAVESLELDSFGVTIIPSSLVSTYRLDVEDVIEVFEDIVVVDESAAFRKQRLTKGLWDAQFGSEYSSDVEELESSSDRRRRSRSSRSSRKKKDLDDDDEWDMFR